The DNA window ttaTAGAAGAACTGCTGATGCACTACCAATTTTTTTAATTGCACGTAAAATCAAAGTTAATTGGTTGTGTACACAAAGTTGTGTATTCTACTATGCTATCTCAACAGTAAGTTGTCCTACGTGCAGCTTCTAGTCTGGTGTCTCACTCTGAATTAATCGGTTAGTGTCGTGGAGGGTGAGTATTATACCGTTGCCCCACAGTTCGTGGAGAGAGAATGTGAACCTCATTTTTCTCTCCGGTTTTAGGGTCCTGTTTCTCCTCATTTTTTGGAGAGAGTGTGGTAAGCTCGTGTTGTTCCCCAGCATGTTTCCTGTGTTTTCTTGTGTCTCGGTTCACCAATGTCTTCGCAATCTCTTTGTGCTTCTTGATCCGTTCTTTCCTGTTAAAGGgatattttatttgttttactgAAAGACAGAAAGAAGTAGCAAGGCAAACAATCCAGGACTGAAATGATTTACTTTACTGAATAAACGACAAAGTGTAAATTCTGTAGTTAGTAGTAATACCATGTCATAGTGTCTTACTTGAGAATCTCAAATTTCCTGTCTCGGTAGAAGGAACTCGTgctcaacatgtagacaaatatcATATCACATGCAAATTTTCCCTGAAACAAAGGTAAGGTTCAAGTCAAGACATACAATAGAGTCACATTAATCATGATAGAAATAAGGCTAACACCCCCAATAAAGCTTCAGGCAACTTCACAGGCcatagtaaaaaaaacaacaaaaaaaacactaacTGTCCTGTGGATGTGTACAGCAGACTTCAAAGAGCTGTCTCCTCAGATGAATAAGACTGAAATAGGGCACTAAAACATTTTGCCAGGGGGCAGAGGGCTTCTGAATGCCAAATTGACCCCTATACACCCAAGGTACTCCTGTAGATATGATAGGTTTAGACAGTGAAAAGAAAATGTAGCGATATTGCTTAGACCTACACAAATGTTTCAGATCTACAAACAAGGGGATAGGGATCGATTTGGAATGAAGAAGATTAGTATATTGTATGAAAAACGATAGGGTATCGCCCTCTTGTggtgatacagtgcattcagaaagtattcagaccccttgactttttacatattttgttacattacagccttactataaaatggatgaaattaaatacaaatcctcatcaatctacacacagtaccccataatgacaaagtgaaaacaggtttttagaaatgtttgcaaatttattacaaataaaaaacagaaataccttatttacataactattcagacccttggctatgagacttgaaattgacctAAGGTGTATCTTGTTTCCAtggataatccttgagatgtttctacaacttgattggagtccacctgtggtaaattcaattgatttgacattatttggaaagccacacacctgtctatataaaggttccacagttgacagtgcatgtcagagcaaaaaccaagccacgaggtcgaaggaaatgtctgtagagctccgagacaggtttgtgctgaggcacagatctggggaagggtaccaaaacatttctgcagtggcctccatcattcttaattggaagaagtttggatccaccaagacttttccgagagttggccacccagccaaactgagcaatcaagggagaaggtccttggtcatgGAAgtcaccaagaacccgatggtcactctgaaagagctccagagttcctctgtggagatgggagaaccttccagaaggacaaacatctctgtagcactccaccaatcatgcctttatggtagagtggccagatggaagcccctcttcagtaaaaggcatatgacagcccacttggagtttgccaaaaggcatctaaaggactctcagaccatgagaagcaagatgctttggtctgatgaaaccaagattgaactttttggcctgaatgccaagcgtcacatctggaggaaacctggcaccatccctacggtgaagaatgcagcatcatgctgtggggatgttgttcagcagcagggactgggagactagtcaggattcaagggaaagatgaacggggcaaagtacagctatatccttgatgaaaaccttctccagagagcccaggacctcatactggggcgaaggttcgccttccaaaaggacaacgaccataagcacacagccaagacaacacaggagtggctttgggacaagtctctgaatgtctttgaggggcccagccagagcccggacttgaatttgattgaacatatctggagagacctgaaaatagctgtgcagcgatgctccccatccaaccttacagagctagagaggatctgcagagaagaatgggagaaacgagactcgagactgtaatcactgacaaaggtgcttcaacaaagtactgagtaaagggtctgaatacttatgtaaatgtgatatcagttttacatttttaatacatttgcaaaaaactctaaaaacctatttttgctttgtcattatggggtattgtgtgtggcttgatgatggatttttaaaaaataatctattttagaataaggctgttacgtaacaaaatgtggaaaaagtcaagaggtctgaattctTCCCGAATGCATTGCATTTCAAAGCATTTGATAGCATCCAACCTGGGCATGCTGCATGAAACAGAATTACAGagaaatatttttttgggggagaAAATAGACAAGCATGTGTATTGGAAACAAATTAAAACACAAATCTATTAAATTACTTACCATGCCCATAATAGCGAGCCCAGACCCAATAGCTATTACTGTGGGAATGATATTGAATTTTCCAGCCTGAAGAACACAACAAAGAACAAAGAACATTTGATCTGACACAGACTGTAATATTACTACTACCAACCCATACAATTAGACAAGTAAGTGTAGCTAGAATCACTGTCATACCCGTCCATTCACCATGATATCAAAGCGAATCCCATAGACTTTATACAAAGTCCGATAGCTCTCTCCAGCTTCATCTTTGTAATAACGGGCATATCTGGAAAACAAACAAATCAGCTGTTTGGAACAGAAATGTCAACAACTGCTTGGTAGAGATAGATCTGACATTAAATACAGTACTTGGAGAGAGCTCAAGCTTGATTAGCTCAAGCTAATAACTTTTCAGAATTAGTGCATGGATTATTATATCTGCATGAACTAAAATGTGCTTAAGATGCAGTACAGggatcttaagcacaacaaattTGAAACCTGTGGTAAAATTGGATTCATAAAATATCATGCGAATTGCAACACCAACAAAAAATGGGGACCCGTTTCGGCTCAtgagcaccactttcaaaactactaGCTGAAATTATACAAACGTTTGGGAACATTACTTTAATGCATGTCAAGATGTACCTGAAGTTGTAGCCTGATGTGACAGAGCTGTTTAGGTTCATATCCAAACGAGTAAAGCTGTACTCTGGGTTACACTGTGAGTAGTCCTTATCCAAATCACAGTTCCACTCAATCAGAATTCCAATTGACCcaccctgagagacagagagtgagagagagagagagggagagagagagagggagagggagagagaaagattacACTATTTATGAATAAACACCTGTGCTTGACGTTGCTCTAAATATGGAGAAGAACTCTATTGCCCTGCTATTCAAGATGTACTTTCTTAACCTTGACTATGAACTGTGGTCACATTTACATCAACTCCTCGTTAAACATTAACAACTAGGAACATAAACATACTGTACTTCACAACATTAAAACTGGCAACTCTAATGATAACACAGTAGCTACTACACTGCTGATCATCTTCGCCATATATGGTAAGAATGGCTCTGGTTAACCCATTGTCTTGTTCTATGCTGGGTGTTCGGCTATATTAACAACAAAAGTTAGTGTTTACTTGTAAATGTCTACCCTGAGCTTACTAGGGAGTTGAGGTGAAAGCACTTTATGCAGGGCTCTGTGACAAGTCGCTTAATACAGATCTAGCAACTGCTATGTTTCATATTGTTGTTGTAAATATGCAACCATCATTGTTATTAATTTAAATGTCAGGCCTAATGACTGCATCCTACATGGCAAATGTCCAATTAAATGTAATCAAAATTATGGTAATTACCTAACTGCCTGAAAGCAAGCATCATTATCATATGGACTGGAGGAAAAGAGAATTACACCACTCCCACACTGCTTGGATAGAATGATGAAAGCCTGAAAAGCCTAATTTGGATTTAGTGGACTCAGTGTTTAACAATAAACCCAACCCTCTATGCCAGGTCTCTCTCTGCCAGGGAAAGCTGTCTCCTGATCTCAATGGGAcaacttggttaaataaaggatcaattgaaagataaaaaaaaaatacatttatgtACCACTACAGCCATGTCCTGAAAATCATGTCCAGTCCTGCTGACTAGGTCTCCCAGACGGAAGATGGGGCAGTAGGGATGTAGGTCGTTGTCATAGGAACATCTCTTTAGATAGGAGTCATTACCGGTGTCCAGGACATTTGACCTGCGGGAAAAGGAGACAGAACAGGacatgtcatttttttttttatatatgatTAGTAGTCCAGTATCATACTTTCCTTGGCTAAATCTAAAAAAGGTCATAGGCCTAAACCAGTAAGAATGAACAATTAAGTTATCTTATCAGATTGAAATGACACGCTTTTCTCTTTAACCCTTAGATAAGGAATAGCACAGAGTTACATATATCATCTATAATTTCTTAAATAGCTCATATGGCACTGCAAATATATTATGCTATTTCAAGCTGCACATCTACTAAACTGTTAATTTTATTCATGCTGCTCATTCAGTAActtcaaatctgtcgttctgaccctgaacaaggtagttaacccactgttcctaggccgtcattgaaaataagaatttgttcttaactgacttgcctagttaaataaaggtaaaaaaatatatgaagtAACTTCATAGTTCAAGCACTTCATAGTTTAGACACTTTCCATTCCATATGCACaatgtaggggagagtggggtatgttGAGACATTCTTTTACATTCAGTATCACTACGTCAAGGGAAATagagtattctttctaacaaatatATGTACATTTATTTCAGGAAATTGTGTATTCCTGGATATAATCTGAATTATTGTAAACATAACAGTTTTGAAAATATAGTTTGTACAAAAcaagtggtctcttggcacaacttaccctgggtatggggtaaattgagcataGGGACAGCGTAAGTTGAGCCACTTTGGGGTAAGTGGGTGCTGGTGTCCTGTGCCAGTGGCGGGTGATGGTAGGTCAAAGTTGAATTAATGGAATGGGAGTGTGGTATAATTGTACATCTTCAATGTATGCCTAAGTTCagctatacactgagtatacaaaacatatttccataacatagactgaccaggtgaatccagatgaaagctatgatcccttattgatgtcacttgttaaatctacttcaaatcagtgaagaaagggaggagacaggttaaagaaggatttttaagccttgagacaacagagacatggattgtgtatgtgtgccattcagagggggaatgggcaagcaaaaatatttaagtgcctttgaacagggtatggtagtaggtgccagcgcgcactggtttgtgtcaagaaatgcaacgctgctgggtttttcacgctcaacagtttccggtgtgtatgaagaatggtcccccacccaaaggacatccagccaacttgacacaaaactgtgggaagcattggagtcaacatgggccagcatccctgtggaacgctttcgacaacttgtagagtccatgccccaacaaattgaggctgttctgggagcggggttcctaatgtttggtatactcaatgTAGATATCTCTGTTTAATATCACTTACTCTTCCATTTCTGGACCAGAGGTCTGGGCCAGGGATGATGTTTCGATGTGCCAATTCATAGGAACGTTTTATGCATTTGAGGATACTAAGCCCATGAAACTGGTCCACGAGATTCTTGATATGTTTAGCAAGCTCAGACTCCATTGTCATCAGATAAGACAGTGTGTACCTCTGCTACTCTAACATAGCCTCTCTTTCACACAGGTTCatgttcattttattttttgtcaATGTTCCTCGTCAGTGTCATTCAGTACATTTTCtcagcccttactgctgctcaaaTGGACTTCCCTTCTCTGACTTCCTTGGCTGCACTCTCAAGAACCTCACGGGGGGGTTAGACCCCTGCTTGTTTTATGTTTGTATATACGGGGATGATGATGTCAGCTCTGTAACAATACAAATCTTGAGTTCATATGCATGACACATTGCAAAAATACTATGCATAAAATTGACAAAATGTTAACATCAACTTCACccaaaggcaaacattttgaccaTATTTGCCCACACAGCttcaaggatgcactttcatgctaggtttaggacctcatattgtagcTTATAAGAGGCCCCAACTGATGTACAAAACTATCTGCTTTGGTTAGAAACCTGAAACCTCCAACACAATACATTAATTTTTTagacctaacttgcttaccactttttccatgtggtttcaaTCCTTTACAGACTCAATGAAATGAGGACCTCTTcttaaatatttggtcacatTCATTTtatgtatggtttcctagaaacactCTCCCCTAATCAAAAGATCTACAACTGAAATTATGAATCATGAATTGGCAGAGGTCTGATGTCTCTGTGCTTTCCGATTAGGCTTGAAAAGACAACACCGATGTTCTGGCTGATGAACCCTTCTACAACAACAGCCTTACTTACTGACATGAGAGAACAGTGAGCCAATCAGATCTGTTCTGACACCTGTCCTGGACTGGGCCTGCTCTGCTGTCAAGGACGTCTCAGATGACCGCTCCACTGTCtcactgaacacacacatacacacacgcacccagTATGcacgtgcacagacacacacacacacacacattcactgggCCCTGGGCGATATGGCTATGGGTGTATATAAATAGAAGGGACTGTGCACCATCATAGCTATCCAAAGCAGTTCTAGGACATGTATCCCCCACTGCCCTACTTACACATACTTAATGATCTATGTCACTGACACTGACTGTTTCCCTAGAGACAGATAGCCTCTACTACCATGAAGTCTGCATGAACAAGCCCCACTTCACTTACTTGGAGAATTCAAACTTCGGAAACCTGACAGAGTTCTTGATGTAAATTGTGAAGATTTCTGCCTTGCTTAATAAGGCCTCCCTGGAAAGTAAGGGGAAAGTGTTAAATCACAGTGACTTCTACATAATGGAAAATAGATGATCAGGACAAGGTACTTCAGAATACTGAAGTACATAACATAGTTTATGTAGTGGGTACATTTATACTGAGACTCAATGCAAAAGTGACAATTTCACAGCAAAAGAGGATGAATTCTCACAAGGGTTTACGTCCCGTCTCAACAGGACACCAGCCATGTATCTCACAGGTCCCTGTAGAGTTTAAACACAGGCCGGTCTTCACCCCTGCAGGGGAAGGTAAAGATCTCTGTCAACATCCTGGAAAGACATAATAATCTTGGGGGAAATTAGGGTGAAGGGTAATGCGTAGGAGTTACCAACGTTGAATCATTTTGGCATGCAATATTTTTCTAAGGAATTTCCTAGAGAGACATTTGTCCAATTCCAACGCTGGTGATTCTCATAAGCTTTCTACACATTAGCGGTATACATGTGCATCTAAGCCAGTGTTAATCTGTAAATaaatgttaatattgtaaatgtaaATAGAAATTAGATAAAGACTGCCCCAGTTTACCATATTAGTCCTTACCATTGCCAGCAACTACCGCCTCACCCTCAGCACAATCCTCATTGTTTACACATTGGCCATCTGGCACCTTAGGGCTCTGGAGAACATAGGACACATTGCTGCAGTTAAAAATGCCAGCCTGTATTCAAAGCAGTGTATTGAAGAGCCTAGAGATGATGACAACATACAATAGCATGGTGACCACAGTGGGGAGCACCATTTGAATGCTAAAGCAATTTAGGAAAACACAATGTTATTGGACCAGTGAACAGTGAGACACTGAACCCTTCATACTATGAAGTTTTTATCTTCATTAAATATAATGAATCAATCATTCATAACTTATCATAGTGGCACTGAAAGCGTACTTTAACATCAAATAAGCAATTATTGGAAGACAATGGCAAGGTCAAGCCATCTTTCTCTGAGGAAAGAACTGTTGGGCCTGAGGCATTACAAATAAAGCTCTATGCAGTTTGGATTCTGACATCCGCCTCAAATTACTAGC is part of the Oncorhynchus clarkii lewisi isolate Uvic-CL-2024 chromosome 10, UVic_Ocla_1.0, whole genome shotgun sequence genome and encodes:
- the LOC139418243 gene encoding P2X purinoceptor 5-like isoform X1; the encoded protein is MGELTWGSFFLGFLNFKTEKYVIAENRKLGIAFRVFQICVLAYVIGWVLVFKKGYQSREETVQSSVITKLKGVVMTNNTETGLRLWGPEDYVIPPTGEQVFFIVTNYIETPHQSLGFCAESPKVPDGQCVNNEDCAEGEAVVAGNGVKTGLCLNSTGTCEIHGWCPVETGRKPLEALLSKAEIFTIYIKNSVRFPKFEFSKSNVLDTGNDSYLKRCSYDNDLHPYCPIFRLGDLVSRTGHDFQDMAVVGGSIGILIEWNCDLDKDYSQCNPEYSFTRLDMNLNSSVTSGYNFRYARYYKDEAGESYRTLYKVYGIRFDIMVNGRAGKFNIIPTVIAIGSGLAIMGMGKFACDMIFVYMLSTSSFYRDRKFEILKKERIKKHKEIAKTLVNRDTRKHRKHAGEQHELTTLSPKNEEKQDPKTGEKNEVHILSPRTVGQRYNTHPPRH
- the LOC139418243 gene encoding P2X purinoceptor 5-like isoform X3 — translated: MTNNTETGLRLWGPEDYVIPPTGEQVFFIVTNYIETPHQSLGFCAESPKVPDGQCVNNEDCAEGEAVVAGNGVKTGLCLNSTGTCEIHGWCPVETGRKPLEALLSKAEIFTIYIKNSVRFPKFEFSKSNVLDTGNDSYLKRCSYDNDLHPYCPIFRLGDLVSRTGHDFQDMAVVGGSIGILIEWNCDLDKDYSQCNPEYSFTRLDMNLNSSVTSGYNFRYARYYKDEAGESYRTLYKVYGIRFDIMVNGRAGKFNIIPTVIAIGSGLAIMGMGKFACDMIFVYMLSTSSFYRDRKFEILKKERIKKHKEIAKTLVNRDTRKHRKHAGEQHELTTLSPKNEEKQDPKTGEKNEVHILSPRTVGQRYNTHPPRH
- the LOC139418243 gene encoding P2X purinoceptor 5-like isoform X2 yields the protein MGELTWGSFFLGFLNFKTEKYVIAENRKLGIAFRVFQICVLAYVIGWVLVFKKGYQSREETVQSSVITKLKGVVMTNNTETGLRLWGPEDYVIPPTGEQVFFIVTNYIETPHQSLGFCAESPKVPDGQCVNNEDCAEGEAVVAGNGVKTGLCLNSTGTCEIHGWCPVETGRKPLEALLSKAEIFTIYIKNSVRFPKFEFSKSNVLDTGNDSYLKRCSYDNDLHPYCPIFRLGDLVSRTGHDFQDMAVVGGSIGILIEWNCDLDKDYSQCNPEYSFTRLDMNLNSSVTSGYNFRYARYYKDEAGESYRTLYKVYGIRFDIMVNGRAGKFNIIPTVIAIGSGLAIMGMGKFACDMIFVYMLSTSSFYRDRKFEILKKERIKKHKEIAKTLVNRDTRKHRKHAGEQHELTTLSPKNEEKQDPKTGEKNEVHILSPRTVGQRLSH